Proteins encoded within one genomic window of Couchioplanes caeruleus:
- a CDS encoding alpha-(1->3)-arabinofuranosyltransferase yields MRLLTVCLGLTALAFLQDPGLTVIDTKVDLAVDPAGWLARALHVWDPAGTFGQLQNQAYGYLWPMGSFYLVGKLLAIPAWVIQRLWWAVVMTVACTGLVKLAERLGIGSPWARLIAGAAFALSPRMITELGPISVEAWPSALAPWVLVPLVGLAQGAPLLRSVTRSALIVACAGGVNATAVLAVIPLAGLWLLGLRPFPLRIKALIAWGIAVGCATAWWVVPLLLLGRYSPPFLDYIETGTVTTAPTDMVSVLRGASHWHAYLSSSFGPPWTAGWRLATERPLVVASLVVAGLGIAGLARRGMPHRWFLVTGLLAGLALVGLGHVGAVSGLFAESQRAFLDGAGAPLRNVHKFDVIVRLPLILGMAHLLTVVARAASTATGPRVGPARWRAATLTGMALIGVAGVAAPALGGGLAAQGSFQSVPGYWREASGWLNRHLDQEHVLVVPGSRFPRYLWGSPSDEITQPLLDKRWGVRSSIPLAPPQTIRVLDAIERTLTSGAGSAGLAQFLARSGVRYLLLRSDLDYGRSGATQPTIVRESLARSPGLRQVTGFGPYVGGGRLPGVFVDNGLNPRVRALEVWEVTQTVAPVVAYDSSDLTTVVGGPESVLDAAAAGALPAGPTVLAGDRTEETADGSVLLTDGLRRKEVSFGLSHDSASATMQAGEQARLGAPARDYLPAWSEGNETVVEYRGIETVTASSSFAEAQPLSGARPAYQPFAALDGDVGTSWRSAPGTFATEQWFEVRLPGAHLIREVQLTFDLGTDSIPTRITVTSGSNPPVSRDVTGATTTVPLSAATRSDRIRVEFDQVKDVRLGFGGVGITELAIPGLRAERTLVVPPSPVAGVAPGMVFTAAPAVPACYFVNRRPVCNGDLARASEDGTRIDRTATVPVAARYDLTVKARPRPGSALNALLDAGGRAALAEGITPTVTASSIGVLEPAARPGAVADGDPDTAWYAADEDRHPWLRMVWPATRTISGVRLTVGAETAAARPWQITAIGDGDVRNGFLDAGGTLVFDPPMSTDELTVLIADTVSAASYDPYRNMQRELPVAVGEFTALPDSAPARAPETTRIDLGCGSGPNVVVDGVARATALVASRRDLLELREVEARACGAGAADPVPVASGETRIVATASKLATPGSLVMTPVTGSTTGNRRSVVPWRDAAAGTGPQTPVRVDAWDATIRRLHVNEYANQRVIALRENANVGWTASMAGEALPSVVVDGWQQAWLVPPGASGEVVLRFGPDRLYVAAIGGGAVLLAGVAVTGALAGRGGGGPPVLVPASGRRGRRLLLPALFGGVALVAVGGVAAAGLALLGTAAVLVPRILQPYLGRHDRRLRRLGRLAGWLLPVGFFALAGLLAMRLGGHTAALPQLAALGSTVTLWLSVVLARGGPGQRWLKR; encoded by the coding sequence ATGCGCCTGTTGACGGTCTGTCTCGGCCTGACCGCGCTTGCGTTCCTGCAGGACCCGGGTCTGACCGTGATCGACACCAAGGTCGACCTGGCGGTCGATCCGGCCGGATGGCTGGCCCGGGCGCTGCACGTCTGGGATCCGGCCGGCACCTTCGGGCAGCTGCAGAATCAGGCGTACGGCTATCTCTGGCCGATGGGGTCGTTCTACCTGGTCGGCAAGCTGCTCGCGATCCCGGCCTGGGTGATCCAGCGGCTCTGGTGGGCCGTGGTCATGACGGTCGCGTGCACCGGCCTGGTGAAGCTGGCCGAGCGGCTCGGCATCGGCTCGCCGTGGGCTCGGCTGATCGCCGGCGCCGCCTTCGCGCTCTCCCCCAGGATGATCACCGAGCTCGGCCCGATCTCGGTAGAGGCCTGGCCCAGCGCGCTGGCGCCGTGGGTGCTGGTCCCGCTCGTCGGGCTCGCCCAGGGCGCACCGCTGCTGCGCTCGGTCACCCGGTCCGCCCTCATCGTGGCGTGCGCCGGCGGCGTGAACGCGACCGCAGTCCTGGCCGTGATCCCGCTCGCCGGCCTCTGGCTGCTCGGGCTGCGCCCGTTCCCGCTGCGGATCAAGGCGCTGATCGCCTGGGGCATCGCGGTCGGCTGCGCCACCGCGTGGTGGGTGGTGCCGCTCCTGCTGCTGGGCCGGTACAGCCCGCCGTTCCTGGACTACATCGAGACCGGCACGGTGACCACGGCGCCCACCGACATGGTCTCGGTGCTGCGCGGGGCGTCGCACTGGCACGCGTACCTGAGCAGCTCGTTCGGCCCGCCGTGGACGGCCGGCTGGCGGCTGGCCACCGAGCGGCCGCTGGTCGTGGCCTCCCTGGTGGTGGCCGGCCTGGGCATCGCCGGCCTGGCCCGCCGCGGCATGCCGCACCGGTGGTTCCTGGTCACCGGCCTGCTGGCCGGCCTGGCCCTGGTCGGCCTCGGGCACGTCGGGGCGGTCTCCGGACTGTTCGCGGAGTCCCAACGGGCGTTCCTCGACGGGGCCGGCGCACCGCTGCGCAACGTGCACAAGTTCGACGTGATCGTCCGACTGCCGTTGATCCTCGGCATGGCGCACCTCCTCACGGTGGTCGCCCGGGCCGCGAGCACGGCCACCGGCCCGCGGGTCGGCCCGGCCCGGTGGCGCGCGGCCACGCTGACCGGCATGGCCCTGATCGGCGTGGCCGGGGTGGCGGCGCCCGCTCTCGGCGGCGGGCTGGCCGCGCAGGGCAGCTTCCAGTCCGTGCCGGGCTACTGGCGGGAGGCGTCAGGCTGGCTCAACCGGCACCTCGACCAGGAGCACGTGCTGGTGGTCCCGGGCAGCCGCTTCCCGCGCTACCTGTGGGGCAGCCCGAGTGACGAGATCACCCAGCCGCTGCTGGACAAGCGGTGGGGCGTGCGCAGCTCGATCCCGCTCGCTCCGCCGCAGACCATCCGGGTCCTGGACGCCATTGAGCGCACCCTGACCAGCGGCGCCGGCTCGGCCGGGCTGGCGCAGTTCCTGGCCCGCTCCGGGGTGCGCTACCTGCTCCTGCGCTCGGACCTGGACTACGGCCGCTCCGGCGCCACCCAGCCGACGATTGTGCGTGAGTCGCTGGCCCGCTCGCCGGGACTGCGCCAGGTCACCGGGTTCGGTCCGTACGTGGGCGGCGGCCGCCTGCCCGGCGTCTTCGTCGACAACGGGCTCAACCCGCGCGTCCGGGCGCTGGAGGTCTGGGAGGTCACGCAGACCGTCGCGCCGGTGGTGGCGTACGACTCGAGCGACCTCACCACGGTGGTGGGCGGTCCGGAGTCGGTGCTCGATGCGGCGGCCGCCGGAGCGCTACCGGCGGGGCCCACGGTGCTGGCCGGGGACCGTACCGAGGAGACCGCCGACGGGTCGGTGCTGCTCACCGACGGGCTGCGCCGCAAGGAGGTGTCCTTCGGCCTGTCCCACGACAGCGCCTCGGCCACCATGCAGGCCGGCGAGCAGGCCCGGCTGGGCGCGCCGGCCCGCGACTACCTGCCCGCGTGGAGCGAGGGCAACGAGACGGTGGTCGAATACCGGGGCATCGAGACGGTCACCGCCTCCAGCTCGTTCGCCGAGGCGCAACCGCTGTCCGGGGCGCGGCCCGCGTACCAGCCGTTCGCGGCGCTCGACGGCGACGTCGGCACCTCGTGGCGCTCGGCCCCCGGCACGTTCGCCACCGAGCAGTGGTTCGAGGTACGCCTGCCGGGCGCCCATCTCATCCGCGAGGTGCAGCTGACCTTCGACCTGGGCACCGACTCGATACCCACCCGGATCACCGTGACTTCCGGGTCGAATCCGCCGGTCAGCCGGGACGTCACCGGCGCCACGACGACAGTGCCACTGAGCGCCGCTACGCGCTCTGACCGGATCCGGGTCGAGTTCGACCAGGTGAAAGACGTACGCCTCGGCTTCGGCGGCGTCGGCATCACCGAGCTGGCCATCCCGGGGCTGCGGGCCGAGCGGACCCTCGTGGTGCCGCCCAGCCCGGTCGCCGGCGTGGCGCCCGGCATGGTCTTCACCGCCGCGCCGGCCGTGCCCGCCTGCTACTTCGTGAACCGCCGCCCGGTCTGCAACGGCGACCTGGCCCGCGCCTCGGAGGACGGCACCCGGATCGACCGGACCGCTACCGTGCCGGTCGCCGCGCGATACGACCTCACCGTGAAGGCCCGCCCGCGTCCCGGCTCGGCGCTCAACGCGCTGCTCGACGCCGGCGGCCGGGCCGCGCTGGCCGAAGGCATCACCCCGACCGTCACCGCGTCCAGCATCGGCGTGCTGGAGCCGGCCGCCCGCCCCGGCGCGGTCGCCGACGGCGATCCGGACACCGCCTGGTACGCCGCCGACGAGGATCGGCACCCGTGGCTGCGGATGGTCTGGCCGGCGACCAGAACGATCTCCGGAGTGCGGCTGACGGTCGGCGCCGAGACGGCGGCGGCCCGGCCGTGGCAGATCACCGCGATCGGCGACGGGGACGTCCGCAACGGCTTTCTGGACGCCGGCGGGACGCTGGTCTTCGACCCACCGATGAGCACCGACGAACTGACCGTGCTGATCGCCGACACGGTGTCCGCGGCGTCCTACGACCCGTACCGCAACATGCAGCGGGAGCTGCCGGTGGCGGTCGGGGAGTTCACCGCGCTGCCGGACAGCGCGCCGGCCCGGGCGCCGGAAACCACGAGAATCGACCTGGGCTGCGGCAGCGGACCGAATGTCGTGGTGGACGGCGTCGCCCGCGCCACGGCGCTCGTCGCCAGCCGCCGTGACCTGCTCGAACTGCGCGAGGTCGAGGCTCGGGCGTGCGGCGCCGGCGCGGCGGACCCGGTGCCGGTAGCCTCCGGCGAGACCCGGATCGTGGCCACCGCCTCGAAGCTGGCCACGCCCGGCAGCCTGGTCATGACGCCGGTGACGGGCAGCACCACGGGCAACCGGCGCAGCGTGGTGCCCTGGCGCGATGCGGCGGCCGGGACGGGCCCCCAGACCCCGGTACGGGTGGACGCCTGGGACGCCACGATCCGCCGGCTGCACGTGAACGAGTACGCGAACCAGCGGGTCATCGCCCTGCGGGAGAACGCGAACGTCGGCTGGACCGCCAGCATGGCCGGCGAGGCGCTGCCGTCCGTGGTGGTCGACGGCTGGCAGCAGGCCTGGCTCGTGCCGCCCGGCGCGAGCGGCGAGGTGGTGCTGCGCTTCGGGCCGGACCGGCTCTACGTCGCCGCCATCGGCGGTGGCGCCGTGCTCCTCGCCGGAGTCGCGGTGACCGGCGCCCTGGCCGGGCGGGGCGGGGGCGGCCCGCCCGTGCTGGTGCCCGCGTCCGGCCGCCGGGGCCGCCGACTGCTGCTGCCGGCGCTGTTCGGCGGCGTCGCGCTGGTGGCCGTGGGCGGTGTGGCGGCGGCCGGCCTGGCCCTGCTCGGCACGGCCGCTGTGCTGGTGCCACGGATCCTCCAGCCGTACCTCGGCCGGCACGACCGGCGGCTGCGCCGGCTCGGTCGGCTGGCCGGCTGGCTACTGCCGGTCGGGTTCTTCGCGCTGGCGGGCCTGCTCGCGATGCGCCTCGGCGGGCACACCGCGGCGCTGCCTCAGCTGGCCGCGCTCGGCTCCACCGTGACGCTCTGGCTCTCCGTGGTCCTGGCCCGTGGCGGTCCCGGCCAGCGGTGGCTCAAACGCTGA